A stretch of the Actinomyces qiguomingii genome encodes the following:
- a CDS encoding response regulator, which yields MNASIRVALVDDEPLFTAGLAMLLEAQPDIEVCWQATDGGQALRRAQDDPVDVVLLDVQMPGMDGLATTRRLIQAGAHGRIVILTTFDTDGYVMGAIEAGASGFLLKNTPPERLIEAVRTVHVGDSVISPGPTRRLLTAVRTGQEKQVGASPRHARLPDGLTRRETEVLALIARGLTNQEICDRLWLSMATVKTHVTHLPAKTGARDRVQLVLLALRTGVVDVDELLTEPAP from the coding sequence ATGAACGCCTCCATCAGGGTGGCGCTGGTGGATGACGAGCCGCTGTTCACTGCAGGACTGGCCATGCTGCTTGAGGCGCAGCCGGACATTGAGGTGTGCTGGCAGGCCACCGACGGCGGCCAGGCATTGCGGCGGGCGCAGGACGACCCAGTGGATGTGGTCCTGCTGGATGTGCAGATGCCTGGTATGGACGGCCTGGCCACCACCCGGCGCCTAATTCAGGCGGGGGCGCATGGCCGCATCGTCATCCTCACCACCTTCGATACCGACGGATACGTCATGGGCGCCATTGAGGCGGGCGCCTCGGGCTTCCTGCTGAAGAACACACCCCCGGAGCGCCTCATCGAGGCAGTGCGCACCGTTCACGTGGGTGACTCGGTCATCTCGCCCGGACCTACGCGGCGGCTTCTGACCGCCGTCCGCACTGGTCAGGAGAAGCAGGTCGGCGCCAGCCCCCGGCATGCGCGGCTGCCAGACGGGCTGACACGGCGAGAGACGGAGGTACTGGCCCTGATCGCCCGGGGGCTGACCAACCAGGAGATCTGCGACCGGCTGTGGCTGTCCATGGCGACTGTGAAGACGCACGTGACCCACTTGCCGGCCAAGACCGGGGCGCGGGACCGGGTGCAGCTGGTGCTGCTGGCACTGCGCACCGGCGTCGTCGACGTCGATGAGCTGCTGACCGAGCCCGCGCCATAG
- a CDS encoding sensor histidine kinase: MAGAGVPVSGSGSGERRRRTWSRPGAADMLLAAALAYLCAWNPPAPPDSLPGAGIRAELGDGGAYLVILTVCCVGIALRRVGPTAAVVVIGAALTGHVLIYDELSVLAVAACLVAAETCASRVPRPHAWLLLGLGYFGGAVGSLRAANELINPPVPGSELIILTVTWAFITVAVLVGLLRRRSRERVEQALERARILASRQEAERHLAVSAERQRVARDVHDLLGHSLSVIGMQAEGARAVLSTDPDAAAQALAVIGSTSRRAVAEVHSLVDMLGADREAPTAAQAVTRPDGTGAPAGALPGLDDIPRLVAQVRRAGVPLTLDLRYYAEPPAPVGAAVYRCAQEALTNVMRHASGATASVRILADEDRIDLVVENGLPGPAGGVAAGTAARRGKGLTTMRERAAAVGGHLEAGECTEGGWRVHAVVPASPTGTGVQEPARPGEAA; this comes from the coding sequence GTGGCGGGCGCAGGAGTACCGGTATCAGGCTCAGGCTCTGGAGAGCGGCGCCGCAGGACGTGGTCCCGCCCCGGAGCGGCCGACATGCTGCTGGCCGCGGCTCTGGCCTACCTGTGCGCCTGGAATCCGCCTGCGCCGCCGGACTCGCTGCCCGGTGCGGGTATACGCGCGGAACTGGGTGATGGTGGTGCTTACCTAGTCATCCTGACAGTGTGCTGCGTCGGCATCGCCCTGAGGCGTGTCGGCCCGACGGCTGCGGTCGTCGTAATCGGTGCGGCCCTGACCGGTCACGTGCTGATCTACGATGAGCTATCCGTGCTTGCCGTCGCCGCCTGCCTGGTGGCGGCGGAGACCTGCGCCAGCCGCGTGCCGCGTCCCCACGCCTGGCTCCTGCTGGGACTGGGGTACTTCGGCGGCGCCGTCGGCTCCCTGCGCGCCGCCAACGAGCTGATCAACCCGCCCGTCCCGGGATCCGAACTGATCATCCTCACGGTGACTTGGGCCTTCATTACCGTCGCCGTCCTGGTGGGCCTGCTGCGCAGACGTTCCCGCGAGCGGGTCGAGCAGGCCCTGGAACGCGCCCGGATCCTGGCCTCCCGCCAGGAGGCTGAACGGCACCTGGCGGTCAGCGCCGAAAGGCAGCGGGTCGCTCGGGACGTGCACGACCTGCTGGGGCACTCACTGTCCGTTATCGGGATGCAGGCCGAGGGGGCCCGGGCCGTCCTGTCTACCGATCCTGACGCCGCCGCACAGGCGCTGGCGGTGATCGGAAGTACGAGTCGGCGTGCCGTTGCCGAGGTGCACTCCCTGGTGGACATGCTAGGCGCCGACCGCGAGGCGCCGACAGCGGCCCAGGCTGTTACGCGGCCGGACGGGACCGGGGCACCGGCCGGCGCGCTACCGGGCCTTGATGACATACCACGACTGGTCGCGCAAGTGCGGCGGGCGGGTGTGCCGCTTACCCTCGACCTGCGCTATTACGCCGAGCCTCCGGCCCCGGTGGGCGCGGCCGTGTACCGCTGTGCGCAAGAGGCCTTGACCAATGTGATGCGGCACGCAAGCGGCGCTACTGCCTCGGTTCGAATACTGGCCGATGAGGACCGGATCGACCTCGTCGTCGAGAATGGGCTCCCGGGCCCCGCCGGGGGCGTAGCGGCGGGGACAGCGGCGCGAAGAGGAAAGGGACTGACAACCATGCGCGAGCGTGCAGCGGCGGTCGGCGGGCACCTCGAGGCCGGGGAATGTACCGAGGGCGGCTGGCGCGTGCACGCCGTCGTACCGGCATCACCAACCGGGACCGGGGTGCAGGAACCGGCACGTCCGGGGGAGGCGGCATGA
- a CDS encoding ABC transporter ATP-binding protein, with the protein MDTVALTHPGRNRGDAAAGASDAVVVTGALTKTFGRGATARTAVDRLNLVIPRGVVYGFLGPNGSGKSTTMKLLLGLLTPTSGSIRIFGSPLDRRHRGALMARIGSMIEQPPGYGHLTGAENMRLVQRMLALSDAQVKRALALVRLTAHRDRLVKTYSMGMKQRLGIAMALARQPELLILDEPTNGLDPAGIEEIRKLLVSLAGEGVTVMVSSHLLDEIDRMAGVIGVLSAGSLVFQGTRAELMRRSVPDLLLVTPRPEAVTPALLAGLGTGTQAGAAADRPSVMTPTQAGVRIPGLSPDAVAELVRRLVAQGIAVHELRRESQSLEDVFMDLTGGAGAL; encoded by the coding sequence ATGGACACAGTCGCACTCACCCATCCCGGGCGTAACCGGGGCGACGCCGCGGCGGGAGCGTCGGACGCCGTCGTCGTCACCGGGGCATTGACCAAGACCTTCGGCAGGGGCGCCACTGCACGCACCGCCGTCGACCGCCTCAACCTGGTAATTCCCCGTGGCGTCGTCTACGGCTTCCTGGGTCCCAACGGCTCCGGCAAGTCCACGACCATGAAACTGCTGCTGGGCCTGCTCACGCCGACCTCCGGGAGCATCCGCATTTTCGGCTCCCCACTCGACCGGCGCCACCGGGGAGCACTCATGGCGCGCATCGGTTCCATGATTGAGCAGCCACCCGGCTACGGGCACCTGACCGGCGCGGAGAACATGCGCCTGGTGCAGCGGATGCTGGCACTGTCTGATGCGCAGGTTAAGCGGGCGCTGGCCCTGGTGCGCCTGACCGCGCACCGTGACCGCCTGGTGAAGACCTACTCGATGGGCATGAAGCAGCGCCTGGGGATTGCCATGGCACTGGCCCGGCAGCCTGAGCTACTCATCCTGGACGAGCCGACCAATGGTCTGGACCCCGCCGGCATCGAGGAGATCCGCAAGCTGCTGGTGTCCTTGGCGGGTGAGGGGGTGACGGTGATGGTCTCCAGTCACCTGCTTGATGAGATCGACCGCATGGCGGGCGTAATCGGCGTCCTGTCAGCCGGGAGCCTGGTATTTCAGGGCACGCGCGCCGAGCTCATGCGTCGCTCAGTGCCGGACCTGCTGCTAGTCACACCCCGGCCGGAGGCGGTCACGCCGGCGCTGCTGGCCGGGCTCGGGACGGGAACTCAGGCCGGCGCCGCAGCGGACCGCCCGAGCGTCATGACTCCAACGCAGGCGGGCGTACGCATCCCCGGCCTGTCCCCCGACGCCGTAGCCGAGCTGGTGCGACGTCTGGTGGCGCAGGGGATTGCCGTACATGAGTTGCGGCGCGAGTCGCAGAGCCTGGAGGACGTCTTTATGGACCTGACTGGCGGAGCGGGGGCGCTGTGA